The following proteins are co-located in the Pomacea canaliculata isolate SZHN2017 linkage group LG8, ASM307304v1, whole genome shotgun sequence genome:
- the LOC112570172 gene encoding pleckstrin homology domain-containing family D member 1-like isoform X14 — protein sequence MSVIMPEVQKGRPPRDWASRIQIHGTLLKKPFGHSSNKWTKRFFLVKDGFLMYYADNEKKEYEKREFFNIHPKGIVPLGECHITPLQEPGHPFCLKLESHEIDGTLLLAAETEHERNKWQEIMERSRRVTWRNTHLSAEMIRQLENEGLLMAREKQDYFDRLQTEAQALSEERLRADQLEQINQELEVEKKKLESFTAEMQEEYEKIRGELEETVQVMNEIEQERDNLNTTLQERSCQLKSLADDKEVVLKELQEREAMASQLSKEKRHLSETTDELQQRLLEIEKQTDLIKQEKKQAQERLFEQLERLHDLEEEKATISEHAHDLQSTIQDLKAQKEMTEKELREEIRARLSAEQQLKEAETSLKHLECAVQNQTPNIEADIKEEMTVNVKKLKQFFEELAADSKISSEKPLIIRNRLTARKTLARRAKTIKYETRRQTSIIPRA from the exons ATGAGCGTAATAATGCCTGAGGTACAGAAAGGTCGCCCGCCCCGCGACTGGGCCTCTCGCATTCAGATTCATGGCACTCTGCTGAAAAAACCATTTGGACATTCTTCCAACAAATGGACTAAACG ATTTTTCCTTGTCAAAGATGGCTTTCTGATGTACTATGCtgacaatgaaaaaaaggagTATGAAAAGAGGGAATTCTTTAACATCCATCCAAAG GGCATTGTACCTCTAGGAGAATGTCACATTACACCATTACAGGAGCCTGGCCATCCCTTCTGTCTAAAGCTTGAAAGTCATGAGATTGAT GGAACTCTTTTACTGGCAGCTGAGACAGAGCATGAACGCAACAAATGGCAGGAGATTATGGAACGATCAAGGCGTGT GACATGGCGGAACACACACTTGAGCGCTGAAATGATCCGGCAGCTGGAAAATGAAGGACTGTTGATGGCTAGAGAGAAACAGGACTACTTTG ACCGTCTGCAAACAGAGGCACAAGCACTTTCTGAGGAAAGGTTACGAGCAGAT CAACTGGAACAAATTAATCAAGAACTTGAAGTGGAGAAAAAGAAGCTAGAATCTTTTACTGCTGAAATGCAAGAGGAGTATGAGAAAATACGAGG GGAACTTGAAGAAACAGTGCAGGTCATGAATGAAATTGAGCAAGAACGAGACAATTTGAACACCACCCTCCAGGAAAGGAGTTGTCAGCTGAAG TCATTGGCTGATGACAAGGAGGTAGTTTTGAAAGAATTACAAGAGCGTGAAGCCATGGCTTCGCAGCTCAGTAAAGAGAAGCGACACCTGTCAGAAACGACGGATGAGCTGCAGCAACGACTGCTGGAGATTGAGAAGCAGACAGACCTGatcaaacaggaaaaaaagcagGCTCAAGAAAG GTTGTTTGAGCAACTGGAGCGGTTACATGACCTTGAGGAAGAAAAGGCCACAATCAGTGAACATGCACATGATTTACAGTCAACCATTCAG GATTTGAAGGCACAGAAGGAGATGACAGAAAAGGAACTTAGA GAGGAGATTCGCGCCCGGCTTTCAGCTGAACAGCAACTGAAGGAGGCAGAAACATCACTTAAACATCTGGAATGTGCTGTGCAGAACCAGACTCCTAATATTGAGGCTGATATCAAAGAGGAGATGACTGTAAATGTGAAAAAGCTCAAAC AATTCTTCGAGGAATTAGCAGCAGACAGCAAAATTTCCTCTGAAAAACCACTGATCATCCGAAATCGACTAACAGCAAGGAAGACCCTTGCCAGGAGGGCCAAGACTATTAAATATGAAACCCGTCGTCAGACCAGCA TAATTCCAAGAGCTTGA
- the LOC112570172 gene encoding pleckstrin homology domain-containing family D member 1-like isoform X3, with the protein MSVIMPEVQKGRPPRDWASRIQIHGTLLKKPFGHSSNKWTKRFFLVKDGFLMYYADNEKKEYEKREFFNIHPKGIVPLGECHITPLQEPGHPFCLKLESHEIDGTLLLAAETEHERNKWQEIMERSRRVTWRNTHLSAEMIRQLENEGLLMAREKQDYFDRLQTEAQALSEERLRADQLEQINQELEVEKKKLESFTAEMQEEYEKIRGELEETVQVMNEIEQERDNLNTTLQERSCQLKSLADDKEVVLKELQEREAMASQLSKEKRHLSETTDELQQRLLEIEKQTDLIKQEKKQAQERLFEQLERLHDLEEEKATISEHAHDLQSTIQDLKAQKEMTEKELREEIRARLSAEQQLKEAETSLKHLECAVQNQTPNIEADIKEEMTVNVKKLKQFFEELAADSKISSEKPLIIRNRLTARKTLARRAKTIKYETRRQTSSENEEETELRSTSCLDGESRPRQQLRRAVTSVGPGTACKTVLSLPASPRDKIVYEEEEHL; encoded by the exons ATGAGCGTAATAATGCCTGAGGTACAGAAAGGTCGCCCGCCCCGCGACTGGGCCTCTCGCATTCAGATTCATGGCACTCTGCTGAAAAAACCATTTGGACATTCTTCCAACAAATGGACTAAACG ATTTTTCCTTGTCAAAGATGGCTTTCTGATGTACTATGCtgacaatgaaaaaaaggagTATGAAAAGAGGGAATTCTTTAACATCCATCCAAAG GGCATTGTACCTCTAGGAGAATGTCACATTACACCATTACAGGAGCCTGGCCATCCCTTCTGTCTAAAGCTTGAAAGTCATGAGATTGAT GGAACTCTTTTACTGGCAGCTGAGACAGAGCATGAACGCAACAAATGGCAGGAGATTATGGAACGATCAAGGCGTGT GACATGGCGGAACACACACTTGAGCGCTGAAATGATCCGGCAGCTGGAAAATGAAGGACTGTTGATGGCTAGAGAGAAACAGGACTACTTTG ACCGTCTGCAAACAGAGGCACAAGCACTTTCTGAGGAAAGGTTACGAGCAGAT CAACTGGAACAAATTAATCAAGAACTTGAAGTGGAGAAAAAGAAGCTAGAATCTTTTACTGCTGAAATGCAAGAGGAGTATGAGAAAATACGAGG GGAACTTGAAGAAACAGTGCAGGTCATGAATGAAATTGAGCAAGAACGAGACAATTTGAACACCACCCTCCAGGAAAGGAGTTGTCAGCTGAAG TCATTGGCTGATGACAAGGAGGTAGTTTTGAAAGAATTACAAGAGCGTGAAGCCATGGCTTCGCAGCTCAGTAAAGAGAAGCGACACCTGTCAGAAACGACGGATGAGCTGCAGCAACGACTGCTGGAGATTGAGAAGCAGACAGACCTGatcaaacaggaaaaaaagcagGCTCAAGAAAG GTTGTTTGAGCAACTGGAGCGGTTACATGACCTTGAGGAAGAAAAGGCCACAATCAGTGAACATGCACATGATTTACAGTCAACCATTCAG GATTTGAAGGCACAGAAGGAGATGACAGAAAAGGAACTTAGA GAGGAGATTCGCGCCCGGCTTTCAGCTGAACAGCAACTGAAGGAGGCAGAAACATCACTTAAACATCTGGAATGTGCTGTGCAGAACCAGACTCCTAATATTGAGGCTGATATCAAAGAGGAGATGACTGTAAATGTGAAAAAGCTCAAAC AATTCTTCGAGGAATTAGCAGCAGACAGCAAAATTTCCTCTGAAAAACCACTGATCATCCGAAATCGACTAACAGCAAGGAAGACCCTTGCCAGGAGGGCCAAGACTATTAAATATGAAACCCGTCGTCAGACCAGCA GTGAAAATGAAGAGgaaacag AACTTCGATCAACCTCGTGTCTTGATGGTGAAAGTCGTCCACGACAGCAGCTGCGCCGAGCTGTGACATCGGTTGGTCCAGGTACTGCTTGCAAGACAGTCTTATCTCTTCCAGCATCACCCAGAGATAAGATTGTCTATGAAGAAGAGGAACATCTTTAA
- the LOC112570172 gene encoding pleckstrin homology domain-containing family D member 1-like isoform X10 yields the protein MSVIMPEVQKGRPPRDWASRIQIHGTLLKKPFGHSSNKWTKRFFLVKDGFLMYYADNEKKEYEKREFFNIHPKGIVPLGECHITPLQEPGHPFCLKLESHEIDGTLLLAAETEHERNKWQEIMERSRRVTWRNTHLSAEMIRQLENEGLLMAREKQDYFDRLQTEAQALSEERLRADQLEQINQELEVEKKKLESFTAEMQEEYEKIRGELEETVQVMNEIEQERDNLNTTLQERSCQLKSLADDKEVVLKELQEREAMASQLSKEKRHLSETTDELQQRLLEIEKQTDLIKQEKKQAQERLFEQLERLHDLEEEKATISEHAHDLQSTIQDLKAQKEMTEKELREEIRARLSAEQQLKEAETSLKHLECAVQNQTPNIEADIKEEMTVNVKKLKQFFEELAADSKISSEKPLIIRNRLTARKTLARRAKTIKYETRRQTSSTSLLRTPDSDIRFNMALTHRKGGDKRP from the exons ATGAGCGTAATAATGCCTGAGGTACAGAAAGGTCGCCCGCCCCGCGACTGGGCCTCTCGCATTCAGATTCATGGCACTCTGCTGAAAAAACCATTTGGACATTCTTCCAACAAATGGACTAAACG ATTTTTCCTTGTCAAAGATGGCTTTCTGATGTACTATGCtgacaatgaaaaaaaggagTATGAAAAGAGGGAATTCTTTAACATCCATCCAAAG GGCATTGTACCTCTAGGAGAATGTCACATTACACCATTACAGGAGCCTGGCCATCCCTTCTGTCTAAAGCTTGAAAGTCATGAGATTGAT GGAACTCTTTTACTGGCAGCTGAGACAGAGCATGAACGCAACAAATGGCAGGAGATTATGGAACGATCAAGGCGTGT GACATGGCGGAACACACACTTGAGCGCTGAAATGATCCGGCAGCTGGAAAATGAAGGACTGTTGATGGCTAGAGAGAAACAGGACTACTTTG ACCGTCTGCAAACAGAGGCACAAGCACTTTCTGAGGAAAGGTTACGAGCAGAT CAACTGGAACAAATTAATCAAGAACTTGAAGTGGAGAAAAAGAAGCTAGAATCTTTTACTGCTGAAATGCAAGAGGAGTATGAGAAAATACGAGG GGAACTTGAAGAAACAGTGCAGGTCATGAATGAAATTGAGCAAGAACGAGACAATTTGAACACCACCCTCCAGGAAAGGAGTTGTCAGCTGAAG TCATTGGCTGATGACAAGGAGGTAGTTTTGAAAGAATTACAAGAGCGTGAAGCCATGGCTTCGCAGCTCAGTAAAGAGAAGCGACACCTGTCAGAAACGACGGATGAGCTGCAGCAACGACTGCTGGAGATTGAGAAGCAGACAGACCTGatcaaacaggaaaaaaagcagGCTCAAGAAAG GTTGTTTGAGCAACTGGAGCGGTTACATGACCTTGAGGAAGAAAAGGCCACAATCAGTGAACATGCACATGATTTACAGTCAACCATTCAG GATTTGAAGGCACAGAAGGAGATGACAGAAAAGGAACTTAGA GAGGAGATTCGCGCCCGGCTTTCAGCTGAACAGCAACTGAAGGAGGCAGAAACATCACTTAAACATCTGGAATGTGCTGTGCAGAACCAGACTCCTAATATTGAGGCTGATATCAAAGAGGAGATGACTGTAAATGTGAAAAAGCTCAAAC AATTCTTCGAGGAATTAGCAGCAGACAGCAAAATTTCCTCTGAAAAACCACTGATCATCCGAAATCGACTAACAGCAAGGAAGACCCTTGCCAGGAGGGCCAAGACTATTAAATATGAAACCCGTCGTCAGACCAGCA GTACTTCCTTACTTCGTACACCTGACTCAGACATCAGATTCAACATGGCACTTACTCATAGAAAAGGAGGAG ATAAAAGACCATAA
- the LOC112570172 gene encoding pleckstrin homology domain-containing family D member 1-like isoform X9: MSVIMPEVQKGRPPRDWASRIQIHGTLLKKPFGHSSNKWTKRFFLVKDGFLMYYADNEKKEYEKREFFNIHPKGIVPLGECHITPLQEPGHPFCLKLESHEIDGTLLLAAETEHERNKWQEIMERSRRVTWRNTHLSAEMIRQLENEGLLMAREKQDYFDRLQTEAQALSEERLRADQLEQINQELEVEKKKLESFTAEMQEEYEKIRGELEETVQVMNEIEQERDNLNTTLQERSCQLKSLADDKEVVLKELQEREAMASQLSKEKRHLSETTDELQQRLLEIEKQTDLIKQEKKQAQERLFEQLERLHDLEEEKATISEHAHDLQSTIQDLKAQKEMTEKELREEIRARLSAEQQLKEAETSLKHLECAVQNQTPNIEADIKEEMTVNVKKLKQFFEELAADSKISSEKPLIIRNRLTARKTLARRAKTIKYETRRQTSMDEDVESIKDHKNCQHSFVPVYCMSGSCEHA, translated from the exons ATGAGCGTAATAATGCCTGAGGTACAGAAAGGTCGCCCGCCCCGCGACTGGGCCTCTCGCATTCAGATTCATGGCACTCTGCTGAAAAAACCATTTGGACATTCTTCCAACAAATGGACTAAACG ATTTTTCCTTGTCAAAGATGGCTTTCTGATGTACTATGCtgacaatgaaaaaaaggagTATGAAAAGAGGGAATTCTTTAACATCCATCCAAAG GGCATTGTACCTCTAGGAGAATGTCACATTACACCATTACAGGAGCCTGGCCATCCCTTCTGTCTAAAGCTTGAAAGTCATGAGATTGAT GGAACTCTTTTACTGGCAGCTGAGACAGAGCATGAACGCAACAAATGGCAGGAGATTATGGAACGATCAAGGCGTGT GACATGGCGGAACACACACTTGAGCGCTGAAATGATCCGGCAGCTGGAAAATGAAGGACTGTTGATGGCTAGAGAGAAACAGGACTACTTTG ACCGTCTGCAAACAGAGGCACAAGCACTTTCTGAGGAAAGGTTACGAGCAGAT CAACTGGAACAAATTAATCAAGAACTTGAAGTGGAGAAAAAGAAGCTAGAATCTTTTACTGCTGAAATGCAAGAGGAGTATGAGAAAATACGAGG GGAACTTGAAGAAACAGTGCAGGTCATGAATGAAATTGAGCAAGAACGAGACAATTTGAACACCACCCTCCAGGAAAGGAGTTGTCAGCTGAAG TCATTGGCTGATGACAAGGAGGTAGTTTTGAAAGAATTACAAGAGCGTGAAGCCATGGCTTCGCAGCTCAGTAAAGAGAAGCGACACCTGTCAGAAACGACGGATGAGCTGCAGCAACGACTGCTGGAGATTGAGAAGCAGACAGACCTGatcaaacaggaaaaaaagcagGCTCAAGAAAG GTTGTTTGAGCAACTGGAGCGGTTACATGACCTTGAGGAAGAAAAGGCCACAATCAGTGAACATGCACATGATTTACAGTCAACCATTCAG GATTTGAAGGCACAGAAGGAGATGACAGAAAAGGAACTTAGA GAGGAGATTCGCGCCCGGCTTTCAGCTGAACAGCAACTGAAGGAGGCAGAAACATCACTTAAACATCTGGAATGTGCTGTGCAGAACCAGACTCCTAATATTGAGGCTGATATCAAAGAGGAGATGACTGTAAATGTGAAAAAGCTCAAAC AATTCTTCGAGGAATTAGCAGCAGACAGCAAAATTTCCTCTGAAAAACCACTGATCATCCGAAATCGACTAACAGCAAGGAAGACCCTTGCCAGGAGGGCCAAGACTATTAAATATGAAACCCGTCGTCAGACCAGCA TGGATGAAGATGTAGAATCT ATAAAAGACCATAAAAATTGTCAGCACAGTTTTGTCCCAGT GTATTGCATGAGTGGTTCCTGTGAGCATGCCTAA
- the LOC112570172 gene encoding pleckstrin homology domain-containing family D member 1-like isoform X11 produces MSVIMPEVQKGRPPRDWASRIQIHGTLLKKPFGHSSNKWTKRFFLVKDGFLMYYADNEKKEYEKREFFNIHPKGIVPLGECHITPLQEPGHPFCLKLESHEIDGTLLLAAETEHERNKWQEIMERSRRVTWRNTHLSAEMIRQLENEGLLMAREKQDYFDRLQTEAQALSEERLRADQLEQINQELEVEKKKLESFTAEMQEEYEKIRGELEETVQVMNEIEQERDNLNTTLQERSCQLKSLADDKEVVLKELQEREAMASQLSKEKRHLSETTDELQQRLLEIEKQTDLIKQEKKQAQERLFEQLERLHDLEEEKATISEHAHDLQSTIQDLKAQKEMTEKELREEIRARLSAEQQLKEAETSLKHLECAVQNQTPNIEADIKEEMTVNVKKLKQFFEELAADSKISSEKPLIIRNRLTARKTLARRAKTIKYETRRQTSMDEDVESIKDHKNCQHSFVPVTSINLVS; encoded by the exons ATGAGCGTAATAATGCCTGAGGTACAGAAAGGTCGCCCGCCCCGCGACTGGGCCTCTCGCATTCAGATTCATGGCACTCTGCTGAAAAAACCATTTGGACATTCTTCCAACAAATGGACTAAACG ATTTTTCCTTGTCAAAGATGGCTTTCTGATGTACTATGCtgacaatgaaaaaaaggagTATGAAAAGAGGGAATTCTTTAACATCCATCCAAAG GGCATTGTACCTCTAGGAGAATGTCACATTACACCATTACAGGAGCCTGGCCATCCCTTCTGTCTAAAGCTTGAAAGTCATGAGATTGAT GGAACTCTTTTACTGGCAGCTGAGACAGAGCATGAACGCAACAAATGGCAGGAGATTATGGAACGATCAAGGCGTGT GACATGGCGGAACACACACTTGAGCGCTGAAATGATCCGGCAGCTGGAAAATGAAGGACTGTTGATGGCTAGAGAGAAACAGGACTACTTTG ACCGTCTGCAAACAGAGGCACAAGCACTTTCTGAGGAAAGGTTACGAGCAGAT CAACTGGAACAAATTAATCAAGAACTTGAAGTGGAGAAAAAGAAGCTAGAATCTTTTACTGCTGAAATGCAAGAGGAGTATGAGAAAATACGAGG GGAACTTGAAGAAACAGTGCAGGTCATGAATGAAATTGAGCAAGAACGAGACAATTTGAACACCACCCTCCAGGAAAGGAGTTGTCAGCTGAAG TCATTGGCTGATGACAAGGAGGTAGTTTTGAAAGAATTACAAGAGCGTGAAGCCATGGCTTCGCAGCTCAGTAAAGAGAAGCGACACCTGTCAGAAACGACGGATGAGCTGCAGCAACGACTGCTGGAGATTGAGAAGCAGACAGACCTGatcaaacaggaaaaaaagcagGCTCAAGAAAG GTTGTTTGAGCAACTGGAGCGGTTACATGACCTTGAGGAAGAAAAGGCCACAATCAGTGAACATGCACATGATTTACAGTCAACCATTCAG GATTTGAAGGCACAGAAGGAGATGACAGAAAAGGAACTTAGA GAGGAGATTCGCGCCCGGCTTTCAGCTGAACAGCAACTGAAGGAGGCAGAAACATCACTTAAACATCTGGAATGTGCTGTGCAGAACCAGACTCCTAATATTGAGGCTGATATCAAAGAGGAGATGACTGTAAATGTGAAAAAGCTCAAAC AATTCTTCGAGGAATTAGCAGCAGACAGCAAAATTTCCTCTGAAAAACCACTGATCATCCGAAATCGACTAACAGCAAGGAAGACCCTTGCCAGGAGGGCCAAGACTATTAAATATGAAACCCGTCGTCAGACCAGCA TGGATGAAGATGTAGAATCT ATAAAAGACCATAAAAATTGTCAGCACAGTTTTGTCCCAGT AACTTCGATCAACCTCGTGTCTTGA
- the LOC112570172 gene encoding pleckstrin homology domain-containing family D member 1-like isoform X8 yields MSVIMPEVQKGRPPRDWASRIQIHGTLLKKPFGHSSNKWTKRFFLVKDGFLMYYADNEKKEYEKREFFNIHPKGIVPLGECHITPLQEPGHPFCLKLESHEIDGTLLLAAETEHERNKWQEIMERSRRVTWRNTHLSAEMIRQLENEGLLMAREKQDYFDRLQTEAQALSEERLRADQLEQINQELEVEKKKLESFTAEMQEEYEKIRGELEETVQVMNEIEQERDNLNTTLQERSCQLKSLADDKEVVLKELQEREAMASQLSKEKRHLSETTDELQQRLLEIEKQTDLIKQEKKQAQERLFEQLERLHDLEEEKATISEHAHDLQSTIQDLKAQKEMTEKELREEIRARLSAEQQLKEAETSLKHLECAVQNQTPNIEADIKEEMTVNVKKLKQFFEELAADSKISSEKPLIIRNRLTARKTLARRAKTIKYETRRQTSMDEDVESVLPYFVHLTQTSDSTWHLLIEKEEIKDHKNCQHSFVPVTSINLVS; encoded by the exons ATGAGCGTAATAATGCCTGAGGTACAGAAAGGTCGCCCGCCCCGCGACTGGGCCTCTCGCATTCAGATTCATGGCACTCTGCTGAAAAAACCATTTGGACATTCTTCCAACAAATGGACTAAACG ATTTTTCCTTGTCAAAGATGGCTTTCTGATGTACTATGCtgacaatgaaaaaaaggagTATGAAAAGAGGGAATTCTTTAACATCCATCCAAAG GGCATTGTACCTCTAGGAGAATGTCACATTACACCATTACAGGAGCCTGGCCATCCCTTCTGTCTAAAGCTTGAAAGTCATGAGATTGAT GGAACTCTTTTACTGGCAGCTGAGACAGAGCATGAACGCAACAAATGGCAGGAGATTATGGAACGATCAAGGCGTGT GACATGGCGGAACACACACTTGAGCGCTGAAATGATCCGGCAGCTGGAAAATGAAGGACTGTTGATGGCTAGAGAGAAACAGGACTACTTTG ACCGTCTGCAAACAGAGGCACAAGCACTTTCTGAGGAAAGGTTACGAGCAGAT CAACTGGAACAAATTAATCAAGAACTTGAAGTGGAGAAAAAGAAGCTAGAATCTTTTACTGCTGAAATGCAAGAGGAGTATGAGAAAATACGAGG GGAACTTGAAGAAACAGTGCAGGTCATGAATGAAATTGAGCAAGAACGAGACAATTTGAACACCACCCTCCAGGAAAGGAGTTGTCAGCTGAAG TCATTGGCTGATGACAAGGAGGTAGTTTTGAAAGAATTACAAGAGCGTGAAGCCATGGCTTCGCAGCTCAGTAAAGAGAAGCGACACCTGTCAGAAACGACGGATGAGCTGCAGCAACGACTGCTGGAGATTGAGAAGCAGACAGACCTGatcaaacaggaaaaaaagcagGCTCAAGAAAG GTTGTTTGAGCAACTGGAGCGGTTACATGACCTTGAGGAAGAAAAGGCCACAATCAGTGAACATGCACATGATTTACAGTCAACCATTCAG GATTTGAAGGCACAGAAGGAGATGACAGAAAAGGAACTTAGA GAGGAGATTCGCGCCCGGCTTTCAGCTGAACAGCAACTGAAGGAGGCAGAAACATCACTTAAACATCTGGAATGTGCTGTGCAGAACCAGACTCCTAATATTGAGGCTGATATCAAAGAGGAGATGACTGTAAATGTGAAAAAGCTCAAAC AATTCTTCGAGGAATTAGCAGCAGACAGCAAAATTTCCTCTGAAAAACCACTGATCATCCGAAATCGACTAACAGCAAGGAAGACCCTTGCCAGGAGGGCCAAGACTATTAAATATGAAACCCGTCGTCAGACCAGCA TGGATGAAGATGTAGAATCT GTACTTCCTTACTTCGTACACCTGACTCAGACATCAGATTCAACATGGCACTTACTCATAGAAAAGGAGGAG ATAAAAGACCATAAAAATTGTCAGCACAGTTTTGTCCCAGT AACTTCGATCAACCTCGTGTCTTGA
- the LOC112570172 gene encoding pleckstrin homology domain-containing family D member 1-like isoform X4 codes for MSVIMPEVQKGRPPRDWASRIQIHGTLLKKPFGHSSNKWTKRFFLVKDGFLMYYADNEKKEYEKREFFNIHPKGIVPLGECHITPLQEPGHPFCLKLESHEIDGTLLLAAETEHERNKWQEIMERSRRVTWRNTHLSAEMIRQLENEGLLMAREKQDYFDRLQTEAQALSEERLRADQLEQINQELEVEKKKLESFTAEMQEEYEKIRGELEETVQVMNEIEQERDNLNTTLQERSCQLKSLADDKEVVLKELQEREAMASQLSKEKRHLSETTDELQQRLLEIEKQTDLIKQEKKQAQERLFEQLERLHDLEEEKATISEHAHDLQSTIQDLKAQKEMTEKELREEIRARLSAEQQLKEAETSLKHLECAVQNQTPNIEADIKEEMTVNVKKLKQFFEELAADSKISSEKPLIIRNRLTARKTLARRAKTIKYETRRQTSMDEDVESVLPYFVHLTQTSDSTWHLLIEKEEVKMKRKQNFDQPRVLMVKVVHDSSCAEL; via the exons ATGAGCGTAATAATGCCTGAGGTACAGAAAGGTCGCCCGCCCCGCGACTGGGCCTCTCGCATTCAGATTCATGGCACTCTGCTGAAAAAACCATTTGGACATTCTTCCAACAAATGGACTAAACG ATTTTTCCTTGTCAAAGATGGCTTTCTGATGTACTATGCtgacaatgaaaaaaaggagTATGAAAAGAGGGAATTCTTTAACATCCATCCAAAG GGCATTGTACCTCTAGGAGAATGTCACATTACACCATTACAGGAGCCTGGCCATCCCTTCTGTCTAAAGCTTGAAAGTCATGAGATTGAT GGAACTCTTTTACTGGCAGCTGAGACAGAGCATGAACGCAACAAATGGCAGGAGATTATGGAACGATCAAGGCGTGT GACATGGCGGAACACACACTTGAGCGCTGAAATGATCCGGCAGCTGGAAAATGAAGGACTGTTGATGGCTAGAGAGAAACAGGACTACTTTG ACCGTCTGCAAACAGAGGCACAAGCACTTTCTGAGGAAAGGTTACGAGCAGAT CAACTGGAACAAATTAATCAAGAACTTGAAGTGGAGAAAAAGAAGCTAGAATCTTTTACTGCTGAAATGCAAGAGGAGTATGAGAAAATACGAGG GGAACTTGAAGAAACAGTGCAGGTCATGAATGAAATTGAGCAAGAACGAGACAATTTGAACACCACCCTCCAGGAAAGGAGTTGTCAGCTGAAG TCATTGGCTGATGACAAGGAGGTAGTTTTGAAAGAATTACAAGAGCGTGAAGCCATGGCTTCGCAGCTCAGTAAAGAGAAGCGACACCTGTCAGAAACGACGGATGAGCTGCAGCAACGACTGCTGGAGATTGAGAAGCAGACAGACCTGatcaaacaggaaaaaaagcagGCTCAAGAAAG GTTGTTTGAGCAACTGGAGCGGTTACATGACCTTGAGGAAGAAAAGGCCACAATCAGTGAACATGCACATGATTTACAGTCAACCATTCAG GATTTGAAGGCACAGAAGGAGATGACAGAAAAGGAACTTAGA GAGGAGATTCGCGCCCGGCTTTCAGCTGAACAGCAACTGAAGGAGGCAGAAACATCACTTAAACATCTGGAATGTGCTGTGCAGAACCAGACTCCTAATATTGAGGCTGATATCAAAGAGGAGATGACTGTAAATGTGAAAAAGCTCAAAC AATTCTTCGAGGAATTAGCAGCAGACAGCAAAATTTCCTCTGAAAAACCACTGATCATCCGAAATCGACTAACAGCAAGGAAGACCCTTGCCAGGAGGGCCAAGACTATTAAATATGAAACCCGTCGTCAGACCAGCA TGGATGAAGATGTAGAATCT GTACTTCCTTACTTCGTACACCTGACTCAGACATCAGATTCAACATGGCACTTACTCATAGAAAAGGAGGAG GTGAAAATGAAGAGgaaacag AACTTCGATCAACCTCGTGTCTTGATGGTGAAAGTCGTCCACGACAGCAGCTGCGCCGAGCTGTGA